The Alcaligenes faecalis sequence AGGCCATTACAGGCTCGTTGCATCGCCAACATGGCAGCATGCAAGATATTGATGTCATCAATTTCTGCCACACTGGCGCTGGCAATTTCCCAGGCTAACGCTCTGTCCTTGATCAACACAGCCAAGGCTTCACGTCGCTTGGCGCTCAGTTTCTTGGAGTCGTTCAGACCGTCAATGGGATTGTTCGGGTCTAAAATGACGGCTGCGGCAAAAACAGGGCCGGCCAAGGGGCCACGCCCGGCTTCGTCCAGCCCCGCTACCAAACCTGCCGAGACATCACTGACTACTAAATCAAGCTGCTTCATGCGCGCGCCATATTCAAAATGACCTCAGCCGCCAAGGAGGGTGTGTCCCGACGCAAGGTCAAATGCATCTCGGTAAAGACCTGCTCGATATGAGCCACATAGCTCTGATCGCTCAAGGCTTTCCAGCATTCCTGCGCCAGCTTCTGAGGTTCGGCATCTTCTTGCAGCAGTTCGGGCACGACAAAGTCGCGTGCCAGCACATTGGGCAAGCCGACCCAGGGCACATAAGGCCGATCCTGGCCAGACTTCCAACGTATGATGCGCTCCATCATGGGGCTAAGCACATACGAAATAACCATAGGACGCTTGTACAAGGCCGTTTCCAGACTAGCAGTACCACTGGCAACCAAAACCGCGTCACTGGCTTCCATGACCGTCCAGGCGGGTGGACGGACCACCCCTTCCGAGTCCGGCTGACGAATACCCGCTGTATTGGCATCAATAATGTGCAAATTACGGATGGGATGCTGAGCCAGCGCCTCTTCAAACTCCTGACGGCGCTTGGGATTGACCATGGGCACCAGAATCATCAGAGCCGGATCCTGGTCCTGCAAGATCTGTACGGCCTGCAAGAAGCGCGGCGACAGCATCTTGACCTCGGAGGAGCGGCTACCTGGCAACACGCCCAAAATACGGCCACTCTCGGGCAAACCCAGGCGACGACGCGCGTCAACCTTATCCGGCTGCAAGGGAATATTCGCCGCCAAGGGGTGACCCACATAGGTCACTGGAATACCTTCCTTTTCGTAGATCTCGGTCTCGAAAGGAAACAGTACCAGCATATGGGACACCGCTTCGCGGATTTTATGGATGCGCTCGTAGCGCCACGCCCAGATCGAGGGCCCCACAAAATGTACCGTGGGCACACCGGCCTGACGCAAACGATGCTCCAGGCGCAAATTGAAGTCCGGGGCGTCAATGCCCACAAACACATCGGGACGCTGCCGCAACCATTGATTGCGCATGCCCAAATAGGTGGAGACCAGACCCGGAATGCGTTTGAGCGCCTCGACGTAACCAAATACCGTCAAGGCGTCCATGGGATAGTATTGGTGAAATTGCTGGGCGGCCATCTCGGGGCCGCCTATGCCTTCTACCTGCACGCCAGGATTGCCCTGACGCAGCCCTTGAATAATGCGAGCCGCCAGCAAATCGCCCGACGGCTCACCCGCTACCATTCCTATACGCAGATCCCGCTTGGCCCCTGTTTGCCCCGACCCGTCTACACGTGCCGCTAATGGGCTGGAGGCGCTGCTCATGGTCGGCAAATACCCCGGCTGGAGTCATTCAG is a genomic window containing:
- the rnhB gene encoding ribonuclease HII — translated: MKQLDLVVSDVSAGLVAGLDEAGRGPLAGPVFAAAVILDPNNPIDGLNDSKKLSAKRREALAVLIKDRALAWEIASASVAEIDDINILHAAMLAMQRACNGLSVKPEQALVDGNRIPTGLCCPAKAIIKGDASHAAIAAASILAKTARDAVCLELHRDYPEYGFDQHKGYGTALHLERLSQYGPCPEHRRSFAPVRASLSR
- the lpxB gene encoding lipid-A-disaccharide synthase → MVAGEPSGDLLAARIIQGLRQGNPGVQVEGIGGPEMAAQQFHQYYPMDALTVFGYVEALKRIPGLVSTYLGMRNQWLRQRPDVFVGIDAPDFNLRLEHRLRQAGVPTVHFVGPSIWAWRYERIHKIREAVSHMLVLFPFETEIYEKEGIPVTYVGHPLAANIPLQPDKVDARRRLGLPESGRILGVLPGSRSSEVKMLSPRFLQAVQILQDQDPALMILVPMVNPKRRQEFEEALAQHPIRNLHIIDANTAGIRQPDSEGVVRPPAWTVMEASDAVLVASGTASLETALYKRPMVISYVLSPMMERIIRWKSGQDRPYVPWVGLPNVLARDFVVPELLQEDAEPQKLAQECWKALSDQSYVAHIEQVFTEMHLTLRRDTPSLAAEVILNMARA